A stretch of the Porites lutea chromosome 12, jaPorLute2.1, whole genome shotgun sequence genome encodes the following:
- the LOC140921685 gene encoding general transcription factor 3C polypeptide 3-like: protein MEDDRIVALMKYVRGEISFSEWIESGAGSADVEDENETQDGNGDDQGDGETGGLQTTEVNTLSEHRSEPTDVASTTSNQEMVILVSEPIFTQLSEMGSQALALSSATESPVRDSGKPNNISSSLQQTATAQPPIRMTDLLLQGSAAKSAQKPGGTGVDEFMEEIKQLRAPRRRAARRKLCELPAKHKHTMGHVNMLWARGEMEKAKGICMDLIRQVPKCSEPFQTLGMMFEEQGDKEKALQFFLIAAYLSKSGDSEEWAKLAMMSIEQNNLNQALTCYNQALKVDPGNANILWDRAALYYQMDNPKKSLESYEMACQAMALNFDDGAKYMDLVCEMAKLHHENKNLEEAIKVLQAAFSQYPEHFNNQATNMLADLLMSSKAYEEALQIILKHCGAKKETNTEPTNESPLTAFSLLLSPTRQASTARSPQRDNSETPVNLVLPQDLPIDLRVKIVVCLIYLRQLDLVKKILHPLFFQSVETVGDLYMDVAEACAENGDYEEALPILDILIRSKNYNMAGVWLKKGECLHSLGRLDEAAFAYAQVVNLAPNHLDARLILASLHQQLGRPNQALDILSDPRGIEIPQDASGREVSMDTTHSPAYTEESDSEPAVQPQDFRLLYHKCALLQSQDRVDEFVEAGIELFKLFFNDVYHNKDLMDIALRSAKYKRAEAKKNEPSDQEGTNLKPSSHTRSKGNTGIRNEEWWEMLKKVVSALSHLKRHADTQHLLLCALSSDRFSNSNFQTGLLFMSVVALYLNREYKLAFDTVKILIARDRHKPLYWNLMARITAKSGDTRHQRYILRLLIKHPDELPLVLYSGHNAAVSASYKFAIGEYIRAFRQTPLDPLVSLCLGLQYLHLASQRFPRHRHTCVIQSIVFMFQYLGLRGECQEAFYNLGRAFHQLGLLQFAVHYYHKALEFPLHEASLGDGQTAAKFSGKHDLHRETAFNLSLIYRASGNELIARELLRKHCCI from the exons ATGGAGGACGATCGGATTGTCGCTCTTATGAAGTATGTTCGTGGAGAGATAAGCTTTTCTGAGTGGATCGAAAGCGGTGCAGGATCTGCCGATGTGGAAGATGAGAACGAGACGCAAGATGGAAACGGAGATGATCAGGGAGATGGGGAAACTGGAGGGCTACAAACCACAGAGGTTAATACTCTCAGTGAGCATAGAAGTGAACCCACAG ATGTTGCCTCGACTACTAGTAATCAAGAAATGGTGATTCTTGTATCAGAGCCAATATTCACTCAGCTGTCAGAAATGGGTTCTCAGGCATTAGCCCTAAGCTCTGCCACAGAGAGTCCAGTCCGGGACTCAGGCAAACCAAACAACATTTCATCTTCTTTGCAACAAACAGCAACAGCCCAACCACCAATTAGAATGACAGATCTCCTATTACAAGGTTCTGCTGCAAAAAGTGCGCAGAAGCCTGGGGGAACTGGAGTGGATGAGTTTATGGAAGAAATCAAACAGCTCAGGGCTCCACGGCGCAGGGCTGCACGGCGTAAACTTTGTGAGCTACCAGCGAAACACAAGCATACAATGGGCCATGTTAATATGTTGTGGGCCAGAGGAGAGATGGAAAAAGCCAAAGGAATTTGTATGGACTTGATTCGACAAG TTCCAAAATGCTCGGAACCTTTTCAGACTTTAGGAATGATGTTTGAGGAGCAGGGAGATAAAGAGAAGGCTCTTCAG TTCTTTCTTATTGCGGCATATCTCAGTAAGTCAGGAGACTCTGAAGAATGGGCAAAGCTTGCAATGATGTCAATTGAACAAAATAACTTAAACCAAGCACTGACTTGTTATAACCAAG CTTTAAAGGTGGATCCAGGCAATGCAAACATCCTTTGGGATCGTGCAGCTCTATACTATCAGATGGACAATCCTAAGAAAAGCTTGGAAAGTTATGAAATGGCATGCCAA GCTATGGCATTAAATTTTGATGACGGGGCAAAGTATATGGACCTTGTGTGTGAAATGGCAAAG CTACATCATGAAAACAAGAACTTGGAAGAAGCCATTAAGGTTCTTCAAGCTGCATTTTCACAATATCCAGAGCATTTTAATAATCAAG ccactAACATGCTCGCTGATCTACTCATGTCATCGAAAGCGTACGAGGAGGCTTTACAG ATTATTTTAAAACACTGTGGGGCCAAGAAAGAGACCAACACAGAACCCACGAATGAGTCACCTCTGACAGCATTCTCCCTGCTCCTGAGTCCAACCCGTCAGGCAAGCACAGCGAGATCCCCACAGAGAGACAACAGCGAAACTCCAGTCAACTTAGTTCTTCCTCAAGACTTGCCGATTGATCTACGTGTCAAGATTGTTGTTTGTCTTATTTATCTACGGCAGCTCGATCTTGTCAAG aaaattctTCATCCATTATTCTTTCAATCTGTGGAGACTGTTGGTGACTTGTATATGGATGTCGCTGAAGCTTGCGCGGAAAATG GAGACTACGAAGAGGCTCTACCCATTCTCGACATACTCATCCGATCAAAGAATTACAACATG GCAGGTGTGTGGTTAAAGAAGGGAGAATGCCTACACTCTCTTGGAAGGTTAGACGAAGCTGCCTTTGCTTACGCGCAAGTTGTCAACTTAGCTCCAAACCACCTCGATGCTCGGCTGATTCTTGCATCTCTTCATCAGCAGCTGGGCAGACCCAACCAGGCACTGGATATTTTATCGG ACCCCAGAGGTATAGAAATCCCTCAGGATGCTTCCGGTCGAGAGGTTTCCATGGATACCACTCACAGCCCTGCGTACACTGAAGAATCTGATTCAGAGCCTGCAGTACAGCCACAG gatttcaggcttctttaccaCAAGTGTGCACTTTTGCAGTCGCAGGATCGTGTCGACGAATTTGTTGAAGCAGGAATTGAACTgtttaagttatttttcaaCGATGTGTACCACAATAAAGACCTGATGG atATTGCCTTGAGATCAGCAAAGTACAAAAGAGCAGAAGCGAAGAAAAATGAACCATCAGATCAAGAGGGAACTAATTTGAAACCAT CTTCCCATACCAGGAGTAAGGGTAATACTGGAATTAGAAATGAGGAGTGGtgggaaatgttaaaaaag gttgtaTCGGCTCTTAGTCATTTAAAACGTCATGCAGATACTCAGCACTTGCTGCTATGTGCCTTGTCGTCTGACCGCTTCTCAAACTCAAACTTCCAAACTGGACTTCTTTTCATGAGCGTCGTAGCTCTGTACCTCAATAGGGAATACAAACTGGCGTTCGACACTGTGAAAATACTCATTGCCAGGGACAGGCACAAACCCTTATACTGGAACTTGATGGCCAGAATCACCGCAAAGTCAGGCGATACGAGGCACCAGCGATACATTCTTCGACTCTTGATAAAGCACCCAGATGAGCTGCCACTTGTTTTATACAGCGGTCATAATGCTGCTGTCAGCGCAAGTTATAAATTTGCAATAG GCGAATACATCAGAGCTTTTCGTCAAACACCCCTTGACCCGCTAGTTTCTTTATGTTTGGGCCTTCAGTACCTTCACTTGGCTTCTCAGCGGTTCCCAAGACATAGACATACTTGTGTTatacag AGCATCGTATTTATGTTTCAATACCTCGGTCTCCGTGGAGAGTGCCAGGAAGCATTTTACAACTTAGGGCGAGCATTCCATCAGTTAG GACTTCTTCAGTTTGCTGTTCATTACTACCATAAGGCATTAGAATTTCCTTTACACGAAGCCTCACTTGGTGATGGACAAACAGCGGCCAAG ttttcagGAAAACACGATTTACACAGGGAGACAGCGTTCAATTTGTCATTAATTTATCGCGCAAGCGGAAACGAACTCATAGCAAGAGAACTGCTGAGGAAACACTGCTGtatttaa
- the LOC140921253 gene encoding uncharacterized protein isoform X1: MSRVYIGNLGNNGSRRELEREFEHFGPLRDVWVARNPPGFAFVVFEDSRDAEDACREMDGRYVCGEKVRVEMARGPTRGGRSQRSGITEKCYECGRVGHYARQCTRRPGGGGGGRDFRDRRRRYSRSRSRSRSPRRRRSRSKSRSRSPRRRSGSYEKKSKSRSKSPSRSRSRSRSHSKEKSNKERSTSPDKSREKRKEEHEDAEEQTTKEGTEKKVELEQKSRSPSPAPNEEENQNNDDEAEANADAD, translated from the exons ATGTCGCGAGTTTACATCGGAAATCTAGGGAATAATGGCTCTAGACGCGAGCTAGAACGAGAATTCGAACATTTTGGTCCTCTCCGCGACGTATGGGTCGCTAGAAATCCGCCTGGTTTTGCATTTGTTGTGTTCGAAGACTCTCGCGATGCGGAAGATGCTTGCCGTGAAATGGATGGAAGATATGTTTGCGGAGAGAAAGTTCGCGTGGAAATGGCTCGAGGGCCAACCCGGGGTGGAAGATCTCAAAGATCAGGAATAACTGAAAAATGTTACGAGTGCGGAAGAGTCGGGCATTACGCTCGGCAGTGTACAAGACGCCCCGGAGGTGGTGGAGGAGGTCGAGACTTTCGAGACCGAAGAAGACGCTACTCGCGCAGTCG ATCCCGATCTCGCTCTCCCAGAAGAAGACGTAGTCGAAGCAAAAGCAGAAGTCGGTCACCAAG AAGGCGTTCAGGATCAtatgaaaaaaagtcaaaatctCGCTCGAAATCTCCCAGTAGGAGTCGTTCTCGCAGTCGCAGCCACAGCAAGGAGAAGTCCAATAAAGAAAG GAGTACCAGTCCAGACAAGAGCCgggagaaaaggaaagaagaacaTGAAGATGCCGAAGAGCAAACTACTAAAGAGGGCACTGAGAAGAAAGTTGAACTGGAGCAGAAGTCACGCAGTCCCTCGCCTGCACCGAATGAGGAGGAAAATCAGAACAATGATGATGAAGCTGAAGCCAATGCTGACGCTGATTAA
- the LOC140921253 gene encoding uncharacterized protein isoform X2, whose protein sequence is MSRVYIGNLGNNGSRRELEREFEHFGPLRDVWVARNPPGFAFVVFEDSRDAEDACREMDGRYVCGEKVRVEMARGPTRGGRSQRSGITEKCYECGRVGHYARQCTRRPGGGGGGRDFRDRRRRYSRSRSRSRSPRRRRSRSKSRSRSPRRSGSYEKKSKSRSKSPSRSRSRSRSHSKEKSNKERSTSPDKSREKRKEEHEDAEEQTTKEGTEKKVELEQKSRSPSPAPNEEENQNNDDEAEANADAD, encoded by the exons ATGTCGCGAGTTTACATCGGAAATCTAGGGAATAATGGCTCTAGACGCGAGCTAGAACGAGAATTCGAACATTTTGGTCCTCTCCGCGACGTATGGGTCGCTAGAAATCCGCCTGGTTTTGCATTTGTTGTGTTCGAAGACTCTCGCGATGCGGAAGATGCTTGCCGTGAAATGGATGGAAGATATGTTTGCGGAGAGAAAGTTCGCGTGGAAATGGCTCGAGGGCCAACCCGGGGTGGAAGATCTCAAAGATCAGGAATAACTGAAAAATGTTACGAGTGCGGAAGAGTCGGGCATTACGCTCGGCAGTGTACAAGACGCCCCGGAGGTGGTGGAGGAGGTCGAGACTTTCGAGACCGAAGAAGACGCTACTCGCGCAGTCG ATCCCGATCTCGCTCTCCCAGAAGAAGACGTAGTCGAAGCAAAAGCAGAAGTCGGTCACCAAG GCGTTCAGGATCAtatgaaaaaaagtcaaaatctCGCTCGAAATCTCCCAGTAGGAGTCGTTCTCGCAGTCGCAGCCACAGCAAGGAGAAGTCCAATAAAGAAAG GAGTACCAGTCCAGACAAGAGCCgggagaaaaggaaagaagaacaTGAAGATGCCGAAGAGCAAACTACTAAAGAGGGCACTGAGAAGAAAGTTGAACTGGAGCAGAAGTCACGCAGTCCCTCGCCTGCACCGAATGAGGAGGAAAATCAGAACAATGATGATGAAGCTGAAGCCAATGCTGACGCTGATTAA
- the LOC140921910 gene encoding E3 ubiquitin-protein ligase TRIM71-like has product MFVEEADANTAEQDDVVSNIKTNLTCQSCDKLFLDPRILPCLHTFCCQCIESFVRNRPMKDKILKCPTCQLETGLDSRSAVRKLPANSLLVSLLDLLLIQQGETVRCDICDDSEEASARVRCKECSVYLCELHEEAHKRARDTKQHVLLSLDHLKSMSLRELNRPTYCSAHTDEKLALFCDTCNVSICRNCALGDHKQHDTQFLEDAYSKLRPRLSELLDQTKSVCIKVENAIPMLDWMLARVNLKADGVLRDIEESISAKIKALEQRRKELRSTVELIRINRKTILEMQKKKLEASRDTLRVSCHFVKRVLEEGDSIYLLSAKDLMSDRLKSLATQHYELQPREDHSMRFLADDQTLHNMIDSFGSIEASYAHYATSSAEGRGLQQAAVNQLAYFTVVTRDRKGKPIACENGDVNVQIQAPDDTIIVGDVIAQNAGRHSVTYSPSLPGLHLIQVTIRGFPVNESPFAVHVPCEAREYKDIKEPTLVIGSSGEKPGQLKGARGIAVDKENRIIFWKER; this is encoded by the exons ATGTTCGTCGAAGAAGCAGACGCAAATACAGCGGAGCAAGACGATGTGGTTTCCAACATCAAAACGAATCTGACCTGTCAAAGTTGCGACAAACTGTTCTTGGATCCGCGAATTCTGCCTTGTCTGCATACATTCTGTTGCCAGTGTATTGAATCCTTTGTGCGAAACCGACCCATGAAGGACAAAATACTCAAATGTCCGACTTGTCAACTGGAAACGGGGCTGGATAGTCGCTCCGCCGTGAGAAAGCTTCCCGCGAATTCTCTTCTTGTTTCACTTCTTGATTTGCTGCTTATTCAACAAGGTGAAACTGTTAGGTGCGACATCTGCGACGATAGCGAGGAGGCATCAGCTCGTGTCCGTTGTAAGGAATGTTCGGTTTACTTGTGCGAGCTCCACGAGGAGGCTCACAAGAGAGCGAGGGATACAAAACAACATGTGCTTCTCTCATTGG ATCACTTGAAAAGCATGTCTCTCAGAGAACTTAACCGCCCGACTTACTGCTCAGCCCACACGGATGAGAAACTAGCTCTATTCTGCGACACCTGCAATGTGAGTATCTGCCGTAACTGCGCCCTTGGCGATCATAAACAACACGACACTCAGTTCCTTGAGGACGCCTACTCCAAACTTCGACCACGACTTTCAGAGCTGCTTGACCAAACAAAGAGTGTTTGCATCAAAGTGGAAAATGCCATTCCCATGTTGGATTGGATGTTAGCACGAGTCAACTTGAAGGCTGATGGTGTCTTGAGAGATATTGAAGAGAGCATCAGTGCGAAGATTAAAGCTTTAGAACAACGTAGAAAGGAGCTACGATCCACGGTGGAACTGATCAGGATAAACAGAAAAACTATTTTGGAAATGCAGAAGAAAAAACTAGAGGCATCCCGGGATACATTGCGCGTGTCATGTCACTTTGTCAAGAGAGTCCTAGAGGAAG GTGATTCAATTTATCTTCTGTCAGCAAAAGATCTCATGTCTGACAGACTAAAATCTCTTGCAACTCAACATTACGAGCTGCAACCCCGGGAAGACCATTCGATGAGGTTCCTTGCGGATGACCAGACACTGCATAACATGATAGACTCGTTTGGTTCCATAGAAGCATCATACGCTCATTATGCTACCTCTTCGGCAGAAGGGCGTGGCCTTCAACAAGCGGCTGTCAACCAGTTGGCTTATTTTACGGTTGTAACCAG GGACAGAAAAGGAAAGCCAATCgcatgtgaaaatggtgacgtAAATGTTCAGATTCAAGCTCCGGATGACACCATCATCGTTGGTGATGTAATCGCACAGAATGCTGGGAGACACAGCGTCACTTACAGTCCGTCCTTACCAGGCCTCCATCTCATTCAAGTCACCATCCGGGGATTTCCAGTAAACGAAAGCCCTTTTGCTGTGCACGTGCCTTGCGAAGCACGTGAGTACAAAGACATAAAGGAACCGACGTTGGTGATAGGAAGCTCTGGGGAAAAACCCGGACAGTTAAAAGGAGCAAGGGGAATCGCTGTGGATAAAGAGAACAGGATAATC ttttggaAAGAAAGGTGA
- the LOC140921363 gene encoding uncharacterized protein: MKTFVAVVSWLSLCSFLVNYALALNLCRGSCSVDLETKGCYIDKGGDGRALPEYIYNERDPSIANYGGRRIDWLNWNDYFPGFICRCAEKAKHLGFDLIGVQFYGECWAGHSGINDYSQYGLDYSGCIEDDYQPCTKNSRYCVGKHFRNMVFQIVDTSCPGISFERVGCYKDAHRPTQRPLPDYLFNDRDSSIQNWSGKLIDWRNWDVYVPQFACRCAHAAKAKNFTYFGMQFYGECWSGQNGESTYFRDGPSSSCVDKCYAPCNQYRKFCSGMHFANFVYRLKPKVINGEDETCDVRITPIGCYNENPKKPALPKVFYNEADPGKPNFGGSLLQWSNYFKADFKKFVCKCARLAKSYRWGYFGVRETGLCVSNPSNPSNYDKYGKCTAGPHTYACPALNGICGALDDSANYIYQIDDLV; encoded by the exons atgaaaacgtttgTTGCTGTCGTTTCTTGGCTCTCACTATGCA GCTTTTTGGTGAATTATGCTCTAGCGTTAAATCTTTGTCGGGGTAGCTGCAGCGTTGACCTAGAGACAAAAGGATGCTACATTGACAAGGGG GGGGACGGACGAGCTCTGCCCGAGTATATCTATAACGAGCGCGATCCTTCCATTGCCAACTACGGTGGAAGAAGAATTGACTGGCTAAACTGGAATGACTATTTTCCTGGATTCATCTGCCGCTGTGCTGAAAAGGCTAAACACCTTGGGTTTGACTTGATCGGTGTGCAGTTCTATG GAGAGTGTTGGGCAGGACACAGTGGGATAAATGATTATTCACAATACGGACTGGATTACAGTGGCTGCATTGAAGATGACTATCAACCCTGCACTAAGAATTCTCGTTACTGCGTCGGAAAGCATTTTCGCAATATGGTCTTTCAAATTG TGGATACCAGTTGCCCTGGGATCTCCTTTGAAAGGGTTGGTTGCTACAAAGATGCACACAGACCAACGCAGAGACCTTTGCCAGATTACCTCTTCAACGATCGCGATAGCTCGATTCAGAACTGGAGCGGAAAGTTGATCGACTGGAGAAACTGGGATGTGTACGTTCCTCAGTTCGCTTGTAGATGCGCCCATGCAGCTAAGGCCAAGAACTTCACTTACTTTGGCATGCAGTTTTACG GAGAGTGCTGGAGTGGTCAAAATGGAGAATCGACCTACTTCCGAGACGGCCCCAGTTCAAGCTGTGTTGACAAATGCTACGCACCCTGCAATCAATACAGAAAGTTTTGCTCTGGCATGCATTTTGCTAATTTTGTCTACAGACTCA AGCCAAAGGTCATAAACGGAGAAGACGAAACCTGCGATGTGAGGATAACTCCAATTGGTTGCTACAacgaaaacccaaaaaaacCTGCTCTCCCTAAAGTTTTCTACAACGAAGCCGACCCGGGAAAGCCAAACTTTGGAGGAAGCCTTCTACAATGGAGTAACTATTTCAAAGCTGATTTTAAAAAGTTCGTGTGCAAGTGTGCCCGTCTGGCGAAATCGTACAGATGGGGATATTTTGGAGTCAGGGAAACTG GTTTGTGTGTGAGTAACCCAAGTAACCCATCGAATTACGATAAGTACGGCAAGTGCACAGCAGGCCCACACACCTATGCTTGCCCGGCTTTAAATGGAATATGCGGAGCATTGGATGACAGTGCAAACTACATTTACCAAATAGATGATCTAG TTTGA